The proteins below are encoded in one region of Festucalex cinctus isolate MCC-2025b chromosome 2, RoL_Fcin_1.0, whole genome shotgun sequence:
- the atp5pf gene encoding ATP synthase peripheral stalk subunit F6, mitochondrial — translation MALHRFLQLSYMLRSAVSLTLRRNIGLSAVVLNRAKELDPVQKLFLDKIRDYNTKSKASGGIVDAGPAYQKNMSEEVSKLERLFGGGDLTKFPDFKFQDPKLDGVPK, via the exons ATGGCGCTCCATCGCTTCCTCCAGCTGTCCTACATGCTGCGTTCGGCGGTCAGTCTGACCCTGCGCAGGAACATTGGTCTCTCCGCTGTCGTCCTGAACCGGGCCAAAGAGCTGGACCCCGTGCAGAAACTGTTCCTGGACAAGATCCGCGACTACAACACCAAGAGCAA GGCTTCTGGTGGCATCGTGGATGCAGGTCCCGCTTATCAGAAGAACATGTCCGAAGAGGTTTCCAAACTCGAAAGGCTATTTGGTGGCGGAGACCTCACCAAGTTTCCTGACTTCAAATTCCAAG